A stretch of Shinella zoogloeoides DNA encodes these proteins:
- a CDS encoding aminotransferase class IV family protein, which yields MDLSLIETLRWEPAAGFVRLERHLARLQRSAAALDLPGAERARDALLAAAPRSADPLRVRLELFPDGGIEVQAAVFTPLAPDATWRLKFAGTCLSSTDPLLRHKTSRRALYAAARAEFPAADADEVLLLNERGELCEGTITSLFLDDGSGPLKTPPLACGLLAGVLREELLETGRAIEAALRPEDLARGAILAGNSLRGLIRCVLA from the coding sequence ATGGATCTCTCGCTGATCGAGACCCTGCGCTGGGAGCCAGCGGCAGGCTTCGTGCGGCTGGAGCGGCATCTGGCGCGGCTGCAGCGGTCGGCGGCCGCGCTGGACCTTCCCGGCGCAGAGCGGGCAAGGGACGCATTGCTGGCCGCCGCCCCCCGCTCCGCCGACCCGCTTCGCGTCCGGCTTGAGCTTTTCCCCGATGGCGGGATCGAGGTGCAGGCGGCCGTATTCACCCCGCTTGCCCCGGACGCGACATGGCGGCTCAAGTTCGCCGGAACCTGCCTTTCCTCCACCGATCCGCTGCTGCGCCACAAGACATCCCGCCGCGCCCTCTACGCCGCCGCCCGCGCCGAATTCCCGGCAGCGGACGCCGACGAGGTTCTCCTCCTCAACGAGCGCGGCGAGCTTTGCGAGGGCACCATCACCTCGCTCTTCCTCGACGACGGCTCCGGCCCGTTGAAGACGCCGCCGCTCGCCTGCGGCCTGCTGGCCGGCGTGCTGCGCGAGGAACTGCTGGAAACCGGCAGGGCCATCGAGGCGGCGCTGCGGCCGGAGGACCTTGCGCGGGGCGCGATCCT